gcacgtatacaattctgatgaagtggcccactgcagaaaaaacttggacacccctgctctactatatatatatatatatacacctgtgtgtgtgatctcaggcgcttcatagtgtgtccctgaatggcagaaataaaatgtggtcaccctagcgtAAATGCATATATGTAAATTATGTAAATCTTCGCATTCTGTGAATttttgcccgttcctgtgttcggttcaggtgaatattcgtgtacattcttcgtgttcattttttcttcttcgttttttgttgtttttttttgtagaaggcgttaatacggggttaacgctgtacggactatgcagcagctttggcgccaggattttaaatgtctgtttgagcaactctattggtcacctgcaggggcctcctctgccatcaaccagtgAAGTACACATTGGtcgatggcagacgagccccctgctggcgaataatagagtcgctcgtacagacttttaaaatcctggtgctgcaacttggttgatgccagaggaggcccccgCAGGCGaacaatagagtcgcttgcatggccctttaactcctgacagggaacttggcctgtctccccgctccaagtttaactcctgatgtcgaacctacagatttccgctccctTTATCTACGCAGCATAACAGGGACTAACGGGagaggaaatccgtaggtttgccgtcaggagttaaaaaggccgtgtgagtgagcctattggtcgcctgcaggggcctcctctggcatcaaccaattagtTATTCTCTTGTTAACAAAGGTGAGAGTGTTGATGTGGACAAGGCTGGAGATCACTTTGTTATGCTGattgagttagaataacagCTTTGAAAGGAGGGTGGTGcttgaaatcattttttttcctctgttaaCCATGGTTACCTGCAAGGAAACACGTGCTGTCATCATTGCTTTGCACGAAAAGGGCTTCACAGGCTATTGCTGCTAgtaagattgcacctaaatcaacCATTCAATTGTTTTGAAGAATGTGTCAGGGCAGCCAAGAAAGTCCAGCAAGTGCCAGGACTGTCTCCTAAAGTTACTTACTATTTTGCCTAAGaacacagccatgaataaagaatgaAGAACCAACACATCCTTCAGGAGCAACTTCTCCCGACTATCCAAGAACAGTTTTGTGACGAATAATGCCTTTTCCGGCATGATGGAGCACCTTGCCATAAGGCAAAAATGATAACTAAGTGGCTTCGGAAACAAAACATCGAAATTTTGGGTCCATGGCCAGGAAACTCCCCCAACCTTCTCAATCCCATTGAGAATTTGTGGTCAATCCTCAAGAGGCGGGTGGACAAACAAAACCCATTCTGACAAACTCcattgattatgcaagaatgggGTGCCATCATTCACGATGTGGCCCAGAAGTTACTTGACAGCATGCCATGGCGGATTGCAGaggtgttgaaaaaaaaaggggtcaacactgcaaatattgactctttgcaTAAACTTAATGTAATTGTCTATAAAAGCCTTTGACGCTtatgaaatgcttgtaattatacatctgtataccatagtaacatctgacaaaaatatctaagaacactgaagcagcaaactttgtgaagaccaatacttgtgtcattctcaaaatgTTTGGCCACTACTGTAAAGAgtaggaaaattaaaaaaaaataaaaacaccttagacacacgtaagtaatacctaaatcctggaaTGTTGGTGTGCCTGGAGGAGAGGATTGAGGAGCactgctttacaccactccaacTGATACTTATCTTTTGTAATTgtcagcttgtgtgcagctgcctggctggggcatcctAATAGAGTAACCCTGATCCTTGCCATTTTACTTTAAGCAGAGAGCAATGCAGTTTGCATTCTTACAGATTGCAGCACGTGACTAACAAAATGAACTACTTAATGGCAGAAcctgtcacatgacaggaagtaGGAGCTCACTTTGCCATTACTGATGATACTCTCACAATTGAGTCTGTCTTTGTCTCTGTATATACCCCTGCTTAAGGAAAGGAACCCTGTGCACCAAGTGGTCCCCCATCTGCAGACAAACACAAGTAAGCTGCAAGTGAAACCCCTTACCACTGGGGGCCCTGGGGATAATTCTCGTTGATAATCTGtccctgccccatgtcctaaaaTCAGCAATGAAAAGTTTGGGGAGGTGCAGAACATGGCTAATCAGTgtgatatatacaaaaaatgggTAGACCTGgggaaaatgtaacattttaccaCCTGTagttttgtgacatttaattgGCACTCTGAGTTAGTGCTTAGTCTGTGTTAAGGAAAATATGAGTCCTAGTTGTGTATATAAGTAATTGGTTTTTCTTTAGGATGAGAAGACTGTTGACCAGTCTTGTCTACTAGACTACTCAAATAGTGAAAGCTTGAAATTGTCTATAGGTCAGCATAATTAGAAAGTTCCAAACTGTGCTGAGGACACAGTGTCACCTCATCGGGACCAATTACCAGCAGTCACCCGTCTGCCAGCGGGCACTGGATTTAAAAATCCAAAACTGCTCAGGACAGGCATCCTGTTGTGGTCCTGCTTTTCTGTTTGTTGAAGTTGGATTTCGTGTTTGCTGTTATTGATCTTCGGCTAGCATGACTACTATTCTGCTTAGAGATTCTGATCCTACATTGCTCTTCCTCTGCACCGTACCTGGCTTGTCTGCCGTACCTGTGCTGTGTACCAACCTctggcttgtatgactacctGTTTAGTGTACCGAATCCAGCTATGTCTGATCATCCAATTTGCATTAACGTGGCATTCTGTATCACCCATCTGTGATTCCAGCCTACAGATTACCTATACAGGTTTCTGAATCTGTCTATGCATTACCTACTACACTCAGTGCCGAAGTTTACCTGCCTACACCCGAGCTTCCTCACTATTGGGATCATATAAGTCTGTGTCCGCTTAGCTTGGGGACCACTCATTTCTAGGTGACTCAGGGCTGAAAAACTTCTGCAGTGAGTGCTCATTCAGTGGCACACAGGACTGTAGTACATAAATGGTAGAATTTCAGGATAATGGTGAGGTGTATGGTGATGGTAATATAGTCCTTGGTGAAGGGAAAGAGTGGATTGAGTAGGAATGTTGGAGGGAGAAGAATATCTGCGTAACGTGTTCCAAATAGATTGGGTAGAGGCTAAAATATGGACAAGATACAATATGCCTAATTCCCGTGTTCacaagtgtaaataaaataaaaaggtgatAAGAATATGATATACTTCCCTAATGACCGCAGCAGCCCAAacaacactcttcctcagggtGCGAATGTACAGATAGGCAAAAagttggggcgcaggtacatgtaagggaagaaaataaatatatagtgtgAAAAGTATAGGTACTGAAAATATATGTGATGTTGtgattgcactcacaaacggaTAGGATGCTTCAGGCCCTTCAAATTGTGTTggaaaatatctttaataaatcTTCATATAGAATCTAAAAGATAAAACTGAacatggtgcagtatcttcaataCAACAATTGTGGCTATTAAGAATGCACTCACAGTTCATCCATGCACTGGGTGCATATAAAAGCGATGGGTTAAAGTCAGCCAAAAACTCGATCAAAAAGGGGGTGTCCCGTGTGATCcttcgacgcgtttcgccgtatgggcttcctcaggagaaaaatatatttattttcttcccttacatgtacctgcgccccaactATCTATAGAGGCTAAAATATGCTTGGGCTGGAGAATGGTACCCACTTCATTCACAACAGGTGTAACCTTATCTGTCATACGGGACAAAGCATCAGCCTTGCCATTGCGGGAACCCAGGCGAAGAAGAGTGCCCATCTGGGTTGCAAACGTTTGGCTGTGCACAAATATTCAAGGTTTTTATGGTCAGTAAAAACTGTGATTGGATGAATAGCTCCTTCGAGTAGATGCCTCCATTACTCCAAAGCCAACTTAATTGTTAACAattcccgttttttttttatcttttcttaAGTGCTTTGAATGCCATTTGTGCTGCTGGGGTCCAATGAAAAACAGATCTTTTGGAGGTAAGAGCAGTAATACGTTGGGTAATACGGGAAAAGTCTCAAATAAATTTTCGATAGAAGTTGGCAAATCCGACAAAGCGTTGGACCCCCTTGCGGTCGGTGGGGGAGGCCATTGAAGAATAGCTGTCACTTTTTTAGGGTCCATTTTGACACAGTTAGGTGATAAAAGAAATCCCCAAAATTCCACGGTAGAAGTTTTGAATCTATACTTCTCTGCCTTGGCATACAATTGGTGTTGACAAAGACGAGATAGCACTCTGTACGTGTTCACGGTGAGAGGCCAGGGAAGATGAGTAAATCAGAATATCATCTAGGTAGATGATAACAAATTTGTCCAAAACATCGTGGAAAATATCATTCACAAAGTGTTGAAATGTAGCAGGTGCATTGCAAAGTCCGAATGGCATGACCAAATATTCGAAGTGACCGTATCTGGACCCAAAGGCCGTTTTCCATTcgttcccttacaaaaaattactgcagttttttctgaagtaatactgcagttttttggacatgaaaaaactgcaatactgcacttttactgcagtattactgcacatttactgcacttttactgcatttgtacttcactgtactgcatttttactgcagtattactgcacatttactgcactttttttttatattgcaaacctacagttgtaattcaatgtactgcagctttattgcatttgtgcttccgtacaaaaataactgcagtaaaactgcagtacagtgaagtacaaatgcagtaaaactgcagtaaatgtgcagtaatactgcagtaaatgtgcagtattgcagttttatcatgtccaaaaaactgcagtattacttcagaaaaactgcagtaatttttttgtaagggctcCGCTATGTATTCGCACAAGGTTATAGGCGCCACGAAGATCGATTTTAGTAAAAACGTATGCCTTGTGAGCATGATTCAATAGTTCAGAGATCAGTGAAAGAGGGTAACGATTCTTAATAGTAATGTTATTTAGTTCTCTGTAATCCACACATGCACGTAATTCtctgttcttccttttaacACGGAAAATGCAAGCGCCAACAGGGGAGGTAGATGGCCGTATGAACCCCTTGGCCAGATTTTCatcaatataattttttagGGTGGATAGTTTAGGTacagaggaaggaaggaaggaatggAGGCCCCAGGGAGCAGATCTATAGGACAGTCATAGGAGCGATGAGGGGGcaaaatatcagcatttcttttttcaaaaacatcCAGGTATTGATGATAAACTCAAGGAATGATGGTGGATAGAGAACAATCAGTGGTCAGACACAATGCGGGAGATGATAAACATTTATTAGTGCAAAATGTGGAGGGAAAGTCTCCCTGTTGATAGCAGGGTTGTGTCTACGAAGCCATAGGAGGCCCAGGATGACAGGAAATGTAGGTGCAGGGACAATGTCAAATTGCATAAATTGCATCAGCGGAATCGTTTCGTGAGTAATGGGTCCCGACTTAAGAGGGCTGCCGTCGACCAGTTGAATATGAATAGGTGTAGCTTTCAGCTGAGTGGGAACCTTCAGAGATTTAGCTAGATCATCATCCAGAAAACACCCGCTAGCTCCGTAATCGATCATAGCAGAAAGGCAGATAGGCCCCTTAGTTCACTTCAAGGAAAGACATATGGATAAATGCGGGGTACATACTTGAGGTACAATAAGTCTTTTCTGAGTGCGGATGGAGGTAATCTTACCATCCTGTAAACGGCGACGGTTATGAAAGTCCTGGAACAAATGTCCTGGTTTACCACAGTAGAGGCATAAATTCAACGATCAGCGTCAAGTCTTCTCCTCAGGTGTTAAATGGCCCCTCACTAGACCAATCTGCATAGGTTCCTCGGTGGAACTAGTTTGAAGTGGGGCTGAAAAGGTGCCAGAAAGATGTGAAGATGTGGAACCCCGCTCGGCCTTTCTTTCTCACAACCGACGATCAATCTGAGTGGCTAGGTGAGTAAGATCCTCCAAGGAGTTAGGAATCCCGACACGAGCAAGTTCATCTTTAAGCGTATCAGATAACCCCAGGTCGAATTGATCCAGTAAGGCTGATTCATTCCAGGTAGTCTCTAGGGAAATTCGGCGAAATTCTGTTATATATTCCTCTACAGGTTGGCGTCCTTGTTTAAGGGCCTGTAGGGTGGTGGTAGAGGTAGATATTCTGAAGGGGTCCTCGTACATTGAGTCCAATACTTGCCGAAACGAGGCCCAGGATTCCAAGACAGAAATCTCAGAGTGCAATAAATGATAAGCCCATAGTTGGGGTTCTTCCTGGAGTAGTGATATAACAGTATGGATCTTTACATAGTCTGTAGCATAGGTACGTGGTTTAGAGTTAAATAATATCTGACATAAAGTGATGAAAGTACGGTATTTCTTTCTGTCACCTGAGAATTTATCTGGGAGAATCACTTGCGGTTCAGATGCTGTGGCCCCCTCCAGAGACAATAGAGCTGGTGGAGGTATGTTAAGCGGTGGATCCCTCGAAGATGTAGGACCCGACTGGAGCTGTTGCACCTGTTGGCGCAGCTGATCTTGACCAGACTGCCTAATGATCTAAACACAATTAGTGTAAAAGAAAGTAATATACAGATGCACAGGCCCTCTATTTTCTTTCCTCATGTTGCCAGGGTGACCACATATCCTGGGTCTCAGGCAGCCTCAATCAGTTGTCTCCCCAATTCAAACGgcgtcctttttttttctttacatggaggggagagaggggcgccaagtggtcgctcatgaagttttcatcAATCACTCGGCCCCCCTCAGACTCCTCCGCAAGCCCTCTAGCTcagtcgcggtgccggcattttaTGCTGAgctccggaatatgatgtcattctcagcagtgaagcagcgcgcactgTGGCAGAGCAACGAGACAGGGGCCTTGCACTCCCACTGCATGACCTCTGCAAGATAAGtaagtgagagggggtagatagtgagaaaggagtggtaagaatattgaaataaagagtgagaatgagtgagagaatgaatgaattaatgtgtggatgcattgtgtgaaagtgagagaatgaaagaattaatgtgtggatgaattgtgtgaatgagtgagagaatgaaaaaattaatgtgtggatgaattgtgtgaatgagcgagagaatgaaaaaataatgtgtggatgaattgtgtgaatgagagaatgaatgaattcatttgtggatgaattgtgggaatgagtgagagaattaatgaatttgtgaataaatttgtgtaaatgatttgtgtgaatgagtgagaggatatgtgaatgaaagtgtgaattagcgtgtgactgtaaaagtgtttatcATAGATGGATAAATGATTTGTGGAAATCAAAGATGGCACGAGCAGGgcgtttgagccttggggaccaagatggcacaggctgggctgtttggggacacacaAGGCAAGTCTTTTTtgtgttatcttggtgctggtcaggtcctatgtgggcagtgtggacgcgagggctggctttgggttgtgcaacctgtgatctatacctgtaatttaagggggtttatctatacctttaatgctgagtttttaatgtgaattccaattgatctatacctgcaaagctggggttgtgtgttattctgttgatccttatctgctatgctatgttttcatacattatttatgtatacctgcaaatacagggtttgtattagacttgggcgctggccaactctttgtgttgttcttcgtgggggaaaaaatcttcgtattccgcgaatattagcccgttcctgtgttcgggcgaatattcgtgtacattcttcgtgttcgtttttaataaggggttaacacggtacagactacgcagcagctttggtgccaggattagtgcaggggcctcctctgccatcaaccaatgaagtacaaccgttcttcattggttgatggcagacaagccccctgctggcgaccaatagagtcgctcgtacagacttttaagatcctggtgccgcaacttggcgaCTTTATTTGtcggatgattacgggggagaggacctctcaatgtcacggaagggtcagaaggagggaagactgcactgacccCTAATCTGCGGTCAGtgtagcaaatatttttttttgggtgcGGGAgcggagtgattgcatgctagggagcgtggagcgggacccaaggaaatgctttcctggggtccaattttcaatataaaatgtattgtcagcaggggtctaatatatatatatatatatatatatatatatatatatatatatatatatatatatatattgtcagcagggtctaatattattatataatgtcagcaggggctaatattaaagaatgaggaataactgccagtttagctgttattttgaaatcatatttcaatcacggtctttacttcaaagagataagtacatattatatagttaaaaatgcatgtataacttgtatatatatatatatatatatagtgtgtatatatatatatattgtatgtgtactttggtccctggccccccatgtgcccccctaaatatgaaagctggagacgccactgctaaGCAGTGGGTTTGTACGGAAATGATCGCTGGGGTTGTCCCGGTCCCTACAGTGGCAGGCTCGTcacagttgcgacccctgcgaccacgGTTGCTGCTAGCTCAAGGGGCAGGTGTGACTGGGCCCAGGGCAGCTGCCTTTTTTGCCTCGCTTTAAAAGTAGCCCTACAGGAGGCCAGGAGGATGCCCGTCGGTCCACTGTTTTGCTGAACACCTCTACAACaatcaatattaataaaacaaaagcaaaggCTCCTAGAAGTACAAACCCATGTCATAAGCTGTGGCAGTTTCTCAGTAAGTTACGTACACGTCAAAGAAAAACAGAAGGAGAGTCTGAAATCTTATGCTAAATAGagttaaatgtacatttaatacGTACGCTTATACATGCAACTATAATGCATAGTTGCTGTAAAGCTATGTAtcagaaataatacaaatatactgtatattactaTATGCTAGACAACAAAGAGCTATAGCActggaataaaacaaaaatcttgGGTTTCTTTacaatagtttttatttagttGAAATCAGAATAAATAGATTGTTCCATCCACGTTTTCACTTTGTAAACAGTAGAAAAACTTGTAATCATGTTCTTTGGCCTGCCATTGTTTAGTTTGGCACACAGAAAGGGACCCATCTATCTTTTTAAAAAGTGGAAATCATCGCTTGAAAAGTAAGACTGGCCTTCCCCTAAATATCCCATTCCCTCACTCAGTTCTGAATAATCTGAAGAAAATGTACTAAAACAGAAAAGACATATTCCCGGAATTGTTCTAATAGCAGATTGAGTCCCCTGTAGAAGTGATTTCTTTAATACTCCTTCCTCATTCcacccatttttgttttaaaggaagCTGGGATCCCTTGTACTCCCACTCAGAACATGCTGGGAATAGCCTCTGGTTTTGTTCTGCATGCAGACAAAGCAGAACTTTGGATGTATTCTCCTGGATGACCTGTGTCCTGgaaatcaatgaaaataaactaGTTAAAGATAAGCTATCATTGTCAACACTATATCACcttgtttaatcattttaacaGAATAGGCAATTAATATATCAAAACAACTACCAAATTAAATCACGGGGAAATACTCCCCCTAGAACCCCCACCCCAGAAATAGCATAAGGTTTAGGTGGTGATCTTAGGGTAACAATATTGATAAgttgaataatatttttgtgtttttttttctccaaaaacaTATTCAAGTATATAACCATCTAGCATCATCCAAGAGAAACCAGATGTAATCCGCTGCTTTGCAGGTTTAGCCTTAATCATTCTAGCTGATGTTGCGCTACAAAATCAATCATTCCCAGCTAGCTGGTTAAACGGTTTGTTAACATTGCCAATatgtattaaatttttttagcaTAACATTTTCTCAACATACAACTTTATaagctaatatttgtttcttgtGAATGATGCACATAAGTATCATCTCACTGTGTGAAGTTCTCTGTAATCTGGTAGAAACCCTACTGTAAGAGTGAACCAACAGAGAATCTACAAACCCAATATAATTTAGCGTACTTTCATGTCTCAACTGTTGAAACATTGACAGCCTCAAGGAGTAATTTCAGAGATCCGCCCAACAGAGAGTTTCTATCACCCTGTCAAGAtgtaattttatacatttagaatgtaagctcgtttgagcaagGCCCTCCTTAGCCCTTTATTCTGTAAGCCGAATTGTCAtgatatatactacttgttatgtcctgtttactcattgtacagcactgcaggatatgatggccctatataaaacaaaaaataataataataaagtgttaCAGCTGtccttttaaatgaaatattttgtgttgtcaCCCACCATCATTGTGACGGTGTCCTGAAGAATGGTGCAGAATGTTTGTGCGCCTTCCACTTACGCTTGTCCCATTGACAGAGTAGCAGCATCTTAAAGGTGCGCCTAAAAGAGCGGTTGCAGAGTGCATAGCACATTGGGTTAACAGTACTATTAACATAACACAGCCAGTAACCCAAGTCCCACAATCTTTTTGGGATGCATTCCTTACAGAACGTGGACACAAGCACCATTATATTGTATGGAGTCCAAGTCAAAATAAAAGCAAGCAAAATAGCACTCAATGTCTTTGCTGCCTTCTTTTCTTTGATGAGTGAGTTGCTTTTCCTCTTCCCATGTCGAGTCTTCCCAATTTTGCTTTTGATTGCTGTTGATGGCAAAGCAGATACTTGGGCTTTGGATGATTTTCTGGATAACTCTTGCTTTTCTCCATTGGGTTCTACCAAAACATCACCTCTCCCAAGGGTGTCATTAGAGCCACGTGAGCCAGTGGGTGTCCCTACAACAGAGCTGACCATGGGTAGTCGAATGACTGCTGAGCAAATGCTCTTCATTTCATATGGTCGTTCCTCTCCATCAGAAGACGATGATAGTGAGTCTGCAGAAGCTGCATCTTCCATTGTATTGCAGCTCCCATTGCTCCTATGTTCAGGATAGCTTCTAAGAGAAGGACTTGCAGCAAGTCGCCGAGGAAAACAGCATGTGCGTTTAACCCTTGGTGCAATCACCTGTGATCTGGACAACTTTTCTGATTCCCCTGCTCCACTGCTACTGCCACTTCTGACACTACTCAAAGCCAAGGGCCGCACAATTGTTTCTGATGCTGACCCTTGGAGACCTGCCAATTCTCTGCTACGATTTTCTGTTTCACGGTAAATCCTCCAGTAAAGTATGATCATAATGGTGACTGGTAAGTAGAAGGCAGCAATGGCTGTGCCAAAGGTGATTATAGGTTCTGAAAGGAACTGTATGTAACAATGATTTGGTTCCACTGTCCTCTCACCCACTATGTACTGCCAGCACAATATTGCAGGAGCCCACAGTATAAAAGAGACAAACCACGCCATGCCAATCATGATGGTAGCCCTTCTAGGTGTCCTCTTAGCCCTGTATGTTAGAGGTCGTGTTATTGAAAAGTAACGGTCAAAGCTGATAATGAGGAGGTTCATTACAGAGGCATTACTGGCGACATAATCCAGGGCCAGCCATAAATCACAAGATATGTTGCCAAGTGTCCAGCGCCTCATCACAATATAAGTGGTATAAAGATTCATTGATATTGCACCAATAATGAGGTCAGCACAAGCAAGACTTAACAAGAAGTAGTTGTTAACGGTCTTCAAGTCACTGTTTACTTTGAAGGCCAGAAGAACTAGTATATTCCCAATTACAGTGACCAGAGAAAGGATGCCAGTAGTGACAACAATGAGGACCACTTCCCAGATGGCATGGCCCCCTAAGGGGTCAATGTATGGGTCAGTTGTACCATTGTGGGTCAGCGGGGTCACAGTAGAAGTATTCATGGTCGGATACCACTTGGTTATCTCTAGTTGCCCACCATTATGTTGCAGGGCCAACATGAAACTGTGAAAGAAGGCAGGGGGTATTCCTTTCACCCCAATATTTGGAGGCTGTTATCCACCACAATACAAATCTGCAATAATAAGGAAAAGAAATGTAATCAGTGTGAGAAGTGGCATAGAGAACATCATATACAAGgctataaaagaaacaaaagcctTTTTGGAGAACCTTGGCAAGTATCATTGGAATTTTGTTATACGGAAGATATGTAATGAATCCAAGATGAAAGCAGATGCCACAGTTAGAGTGGCATCTGAAAGTGATCATTTGTAATCTAGAATCACATTCTTTACACCAAGCCAGATATTTCTCTTCTAAGTTGTTTCCATTCATTTACTGATTTGGGTGATCTAACCTTTTTTTCACCGTTtgcctctctttctttctccctttgTTTTTCACCCTCCTCTTTCCTCTGCTACGTGTGTCTCTGTAATCTGTAACTAAACAAAGCTAGATTTATGATC
The nucleotide sequence above comes from Spea bombifrons isolate aSpeBom1 chromosome 10, aSpeBom1.2.pri, whole genome shotgun sequence. Encoded proteins:
- the CHRM1 gene encoding muscarinic acetylcholine receptor M1, translating into MLALQHNGGQLEITKWYPTMNTSTVTPLTHNGTTDPYIDPLGGHAIWEVVLIVVTTGILSLVTVIGNILVLLAFKVNSDLKTVNNYFLLSLACADLIIGAISMNLYTTYIVMRRWTLGNISCDLWLALDYVASNASVMNLLIISFDRYFSITRPLTYRAKRTPRRATIMIGMAWFVSFILWAPAILCWQYIVGERTVEPNHCYIQFLSEPIITFGTAIAAFYLPVTIMIILYWRIYRETENRSRELAGLQGSASETIVRPLALSSVRSGSSSGAGESEKLSRSQVIAPRVKRTCCFPRRLAASPSLRSYPEHRSNGSCNTMEDAASADSLSSSSDGEERPYEMKSICSAVIRLPMVSSVVGTPTGSRGSNDTLGRGDVLVEPNGEKQELSRKSSKAQVSALPSTAIKSKIGKTRHGKRKSNSLIKEKKAAKTLSAILLAFILTWTPYNIMVLVSTFCKECIPKRLWDLGYWLCYVNSTVNPMCYALCNRSFRRTFKMLLLCQWDKRKWKAHKHSAPFFRTPSQ